A window of Nonomuraea angiospora genomic DNA:
GCACGTCTACCTGGTCTGCGCCACCGGGCTCACCGGGGCCCAGCTGCTGGCCAGGCTGCGCGAGCGGCTGGGCAACGACGAGGAGAGCGAGCGGGCGGCCGTGCGGGGCGAGCTGGCCGCGATCACCGCGCTGCGGCTGCGCAAGCTCATGAAGGAGGGGACATGAGCTTCTCGACGCACGTGCTGAACGCGGTCACCGGGCTGCCCGCGCGGGGCGTCCACGTCCGGCTGGAGCACGAGGGCCGGGTGGTGGCCGAGGGGCACACCGACGACGACGGGCGCATCAAGGGCTGGAACCCGGGCGCCGGCGTCCACCGGGTCGTCTTCGACACCGGGGCCTATCTGGAGGAGACGTTCTACCCCGAGGTCGTCGTCACCTTCACCGTCGCCGACCCCGAACGGCACCACCACGTGCCCCTGCTGCTCAGCCCGTACGCCTACTCCACCTACCGAGGGAGCTAGATGTCCATCAAGCTCGGACCCAACCGCTACGGCAAGGCGGAGACCAGGCTCGTCCGCGTGGTCAGGGACGGCCCCGTCCACCACGTCAAGGACCTCAACGTCAGCACCTCCCTCTCCGGCGACATGGAGGCCGTCCACCTGACCGGCGACAACGCCGCCGTCCTGCCCACCGACACGCAGAAGAACACCGCGTACGCGCTGGCGAAGAAGCACGGCGTCGGCCAGATCGAGGAGTTCGCCCTCCTGCTGGCCGGGCACTTCGTGGACGGGCAGCCGACCGTCCACCACGCCAGGGTCGAGATCGACGAGTACGGGTGGACCCGCCGCGGGCCGCACTCGTTCGTCCGCGACGGCGGCGAGGTGCGCACGTGCGTCGTCCACCGCGACCGGGACGGCCGCTCCACCGTGGTGTCCGGGCTCAAGGACCTGGTGCTGATGAACACGACCGGCTCGGAGTTCCACGGCTACATCGTGGACGAGTACACCACGCTGCCGCCCACCACCGACCGCGTCCTGGCCACCGCCGTCGCCGCGCGCTGGCGGCACGCGGGGGACACGCCCTCGTACGGCAAGTCGTACGAGCAGGTGCGGCAGTGCCTGCTGGACGCGTTCGCCGACACCCACAGCCTGTCGCTCCAGCAGACCCTCTACGCCATGGGCGAGCGCGCCCTGAACACCTGTCCCGAGATCTGCGAGATCCGGCTCGCGATGCCGAACAAGCACCACTTCGCCGTGGACCTGTCGCCGTTCGGCCTGGACAACGAGAACGAGGTCTTCCACGCCGCCGACCGCCCCTACGGGCTGATCGAGGGCAGCGTGCTGCGGGAGGACGCACCCGGCGCCGGATTCGCCTGGGAGTAGGAGACATGGACTTCTTGCGACCCACGACGTGGGAGGAAGCGCTGGCCGCCAAGGCGGACCGGCCCGACGCGGTGCCCATCCAGGGCGGCACCGACGTCATGGTGGAGATCAACATGGACGTGCGCAGGCCCGCCGCGCTGCTCGACCTCAACCAGGTGGCCGAGCTGCGGGAGTGGGCCATGGTGGGCGGCACGGTGAGCGGCACGGTGGGCGGCACGGCGGGCGGCATGTGCCGGGTCGGGGCCGCGGTGCCGTACGCGCGGATCATCGAGGAGCTGGCCGGGCCGCTGCCGGGGCTCGCCCAGGCCGCGCGCACGGTCGGCTCGCCGCAGATCCGCAACCGCGGCTCCGTCGGCGGCAACCTCGGCGCGGCCTCGCCCGCCGGCGACAGCCACCCGCCGCTGCTGGCGGCCGGCGCGGTGGTCGAGGCGGAGTCGCGCGAGCGCGGCGTCAGGATGATCCCGGCCGACGAGTTCTACCTGGGGGTCAAGCGCAGCGCGCTGGAGCCGGACGAGCTGATCAGGGCCGTCCACGTCAGGCCCGCGACCGGCCCCCAGTACTTCTCCAAGGTCGGCACGCGCAACGCCATGGTGATCGCGGTGTGCTCGTTCGCGATCGCGCTGCACCCGGGCGAGCGGCGGGTCGGCACGGGGATCGGCTCCGCGGCGCCCACGCCGCGCCGGGCGCTGGAGGCCGAGGAGCTGCTGGCCCGCGAGCTGGACTGGACGGCGCCGCTCGACCCGGCGCTGAGCAGGCGATTCGGCGAGCTGTGCGCGGCGGCCGCGGCGCCGATCGACGACGTACGGGGCAAGGCCGCCTACCGGGTGCACGCCATCGGCGTGATGGCCCGCCGCACGCTGGCCTGGGCCTGGAACGACCATCTGGGAAGGAGGGCCGCCTGATGCGCGTCACCTTCACCGTCAACGGCCGCGAGGAGATCGCCGACGACGTCTGGGAAGGCGAGAGCCTGCTGTACGTGCTGCGCGAGCGCGTCGGGCTCCCCGGCTCCAAGAACGCCTGCGAGCAGGGCGAGTGCGGATCCTGCACGGTCTATCTCGACGGCGTGCCGGTCTGCTCCTGCCTGGTCGCCGCCGGGCAGGCCGAGGGGCGTCAGGTGCGCACCGTCGAAGGGCTGGCCGAGGAGGACCGGCTCGACCCGGTCCAGCAGGCGTTCGTGGAGTGCGGGGCCGTGCAGTGCGGGTTCTGCACGCCGGGGCTGCTGGTGCAGGCGCACGACCTGATCGCGCGGGTGGAGCGGCCCTCCGACGCGGAGATCAGGGAGGCGCTGGCCGGGAACCTGTGCCGGTGCACCGGCTACGAGAAGATCATCGAAGCGGTGCGGCTGGCCGCCGAGCGGAAGGCGGCCGCCGGGTGAGCCTGCTCATCGAGAACGTCCACATCGCGCCGGTCGCCGGCCCGGAGATCCGGTCCGGCTACATCAGGATCGAGGGGGACCGGATCGCCGAGCTAGGCCCCGGGCCGGCGCCCGTCGATCCGGGCGCGGCCCGGATCGACGGCACCGGCTGCCTGGCCACCCCCGGCCTGGTCAACACCCACCACCATCTCTACCAGTGGGCCTCGCAGGGCCTGGCCCAGGACGCGACGCTGTTCGAGTGGCTGGTCGCGCTCTACCAGGTGTGGGCCGCCATGGACGCCGAAGTGGTCAACGGGGCGGCCACGGCGGGCCTCGGCTGGCTGGCGCTGTCGGGCTGCACCACCTCCAGCGACCACCACTACCTCTTCCCCAAGGGAAGGGGCGACCTGTTCGCGGCAGAGATCGAGGCCGCCCGCGAGGTGGGCATCCGCTTCCACCCCGCCCGCGGCTCGATGGACCGGGGCGAGTCGCAGGGCGGGCTGCCGCCGGACGTCGTGGTCGAGGCGCTGGACGAGATCCTGGCCGCCACGTCGGAGGCGGTGGACGCCTACCACGACCCGTCCTTCTCCTCGATGCTGCGGATCGCGGTCGCGCCGTGCTCGCCGTTCTCCTGCAGCGCCGAGCTGATGACCGAGTCCGCCGCCCTGGCCAGGGCCAAGGGCGTCCGCCTGCACACGCACGTCGCCGAGACCTCGGACGAGGACGAGCACTGCCTGGCCCAGTTCGGGCTGCGGCCCGTGGACTACATGGAGAAGCTGGGCTGGCTGGGGCCCGACGTGTGGTTCGCGCACTCCGTACACCTCAGCGACGACGACATCGGCAAGCTCGCCGCCACCGGCACGGGCTCGGCGCACTGCCCCTCGTCGAACGGCCGGCTCGGCGCCGGCATCGCCCGCGTCTCCGAGATGCTGCGCCGCGGCGCGAACGTGGGCCTCGGCGTGGACGGCAGCGCCTCCTCCGAGCTGACGCCGCTCGTGGGAGAGCTGCGGCAGGCCCTGCTGTTCCAGCGCGCCAGGTACGGCCCCCAGGCGCTCACGGCCCGCCAGGCCCTCGAGATCGCCACGCTCGGCGGGGCCCGCAACCTCGGCCGCGAGCACGAACTCGGCACCCTCGAACCCGGCAAGCTGGCCGACCTCGCCCTGTGGCGCGTCGACGGCCCCTTCACCTCGGCGGTGGCCGACCCCGTCTGCGCGCTCGTCTTCGGCCCCCCGCCGCCCCTGGCGCGGGTGCTGGTCGGCGGCCGGGTCGTGGTCGAGGACGGCGAGCTGAGGACCGTCGCCCAGGACGCCGCCGGGCGCGCGGGCGCCGAGGCCCACCGCCGGCTGATGCGGCTGGCGGACGAACGCGGCCTGACCGCCGCCAAGGAGCTCCACTGACCGGGAGACTAGGGTGGGAATGTCCCGAACGAGCAGGAAGGCGATCCCGTGCCCGAGGAACTCCCCGACGAGCGGCTGGCGCAGCTCAAGAGCACTTTCGCGTCGATCGACACCGACGGCGACGGCTACATCAGCGAGGCCGAGCTGAAGCGGCACTTCCCTGGCCTCCCGGCGGAGGCGCTGGGGGCGATGAGCCAGGCCGCCGACTCCGACCAGGACGGCCGCTACTCGCTGGAGGAGTTCATCCGCACGGTCTCCTGACCCTCCGGGCGGTCTCCGGAACGGGCCCCGGACGGCCCGCGCGGCGCGGGGATGTGATGATGAGTCACGCCTTCCTGCCCGCTCGCACCGGGCAGGAAGGCGTGTCAGGACATTGTTCACCATCCTGTAGGGGTTCGTAGTGGTTCAGCAGGTTCTGGTCGCCCCCGACAAGTTCAAGGGGTCGCTGACGGCGGCCGAGGTGGCCGCCCGGGTCTCGGCCGGGCTCGGCGTGCCCACGGTGGAGCTGCCGGTGGCCGACGGAGGCGACGGCACCGTGGACGCGGCCGTGGCCGGCGGGTTCAGCCGGGTCACGATCGAGGTCACCGGGCCCACCGGCGAGCGGATCTCCGCCTCGTACGCCTGGCAGGACGCCGGCGCGACGGCGGTGGTGGAGCTGGCCGAGGCGTCGGGGCTGCGCCGCCTGCCCGGCGGGCACGAGCCGCTGACCGCCACCAGCCACGGCACGGGTGAGCTGATCGCGGACGCTGTGCGCCGGGGCGCCAAGCGCGTGGTCCTGGGGCTGGGCGGGAGCGCCTGCACCGACGGGGGAGCGGGCATGGCGCAGGCGCTCGGCGCGCGCCTGCTGGACGCCGACGGCGACGACCTCCCCCGGGGCGGGGCCGCGCTGAAGGGGCTCGCCCGGATCGACCTGTCGGGGTTCGTGGACGTCTCCGGCGTGGAGTTCGTGGTGGCCAGCGACGTGGACAACCCGCTCCTCGGCCCGCACGGCGCCGCCGCCGTCTACGGGCCCCAGAAGGGCGCCACCCCCGACGACGTCAGGACGCTGGAGGCCGGTCTGGCCCGGCTGGCCGCCGTCGCCACGGCCACCCACGGGCTGATGGGCGCGGTCGAGCACGACGACACGCCGCGCGCGATGGGCGTGGCGGGCGCGCCGGGGGCGGGGGCGGCCGGCGGGGTGGGGTTCGCCGCGCTGGCGTTCCTGCACGCCGAGCTGCGGCCCGGCATCGGCTACCTGCTCGACCTGCTCGGGTTCGGCGAGCTGGTCAAGGACGCGCGGCTGGTGATCACGGGCGAGGGCTCGCTGGACGAGCAGTCCCTGCGCGGCAAGGCCCCCGTCGGGGTGGCGCGGGCCGCGGCCGAGGCGGGCGTCCCCGTGGTGGCCGTCTGCGGGCGCCGCACGCTCACCGACGAGGAGCTGCGGGCGGCCGGCATCGAGGCCGCCTACGCCCTCACCGACCTCGAACCCGACCCCGAACGCTGCATGGCCGAGGCCGGGCCCCTGCTCGAACGCCTGGCCGCGCGGCTGGCCGCCGTCCATCTCCAAGGGGACTAGATGATCGATCTGGTGATCCGATCCCGCCGCACCGTCACCCCCGAGGGTGAGCGGGCGGCGGCGGTGGCCGTGCGCGGCGAGAAGATCGCGGGCCTGTACGACTACGCCGCCCCGCTCGACGCCGCCGAGGACATCGACCTGCGCGACCTGGCCCTGCTCCCCGGCCTGGTCGACACCCACGTTCATGTCAACGAGCCGGGGCGGACGCACTGGGAGGGGTTCGGCTCGGCGACCAGGGCGGCCGCCGCCGGAGGCGTCACCACGATCCTCGACATGCCGCTCAACTCCCTCCCGCCCACCGTGAACGTGCCCGCCTTCGAGGCCAAGCTGCGGGCCGCCGAGGGCCAGTGCCACGTGGACGTGGGCTTCTGGGGCGGGGCCGTGCCGGGCAACGTCAAGGACCTCGCGCCCCTGCGCGAGCGCGGTGTCTACGGGTTCAAGTGCTTCATGTCGCCGTCGGGGGTGGAGGAGTTCCCGCCGCTCGGCGACTCCGAGCTGCGGGAGGCGCTGGCCGAGGTGGCCGCGGTCGGCGGGGTGATGGTGGTGCACGCCGAGGACCCGGCGCTGCTCTTGGAGCCGGCCGGGCCGACGTACCGGGAGTTCCTGGAGTCGCGGCCGGGAGAGTCGGAACGCAGCGCCGTCGCGCGGGTGGTGGAGCTGGCGGCGCTGACCGGCGCCCGGGTGCACATCCTGCACGTCTCCAGCGCCTCCTGCCTGGAGGTGCTGGAGTCGGCGCGGGCCGAGGGGGTGGCGGTCACGGCGGAGACGTGTCCCCACTACCTGACGCTGGCGGCCGAGCGGGTGCCCGAGGGGGCGACCGCGTACAAGTGCTGCCCGCCCATCCGCTCCGAGGCCAACCGCGACCTGCTGTGGGACGGGCTGGCCAGGGGCGTGCTGAGCTGCGTCGTGTCCGACCACTCGCCCTCGACCGCCGACCTCAAGGTGCCTGACTTCGCCGCCGCCTGGGGCGGCATCGCCTCGCTCCAGCTCGAGCTGCCGGCGGTCTGGACGGAGGCGTCGCGGAGGGGGTACGGGCTGGGGGACGTGGTGCGCTGGATGTCAGCCAATCCGGCGACGATGGCCGAAATTTCCGGAAAAGGCGGGATAAAGCCGGGTAATGATGCCGATCTGGTGGCATTTGACCCGGCCGCCGACAACCCCGTGGACGCCGCGCGCCTGCACCACAAGAACCCGGTCACCCCGTACCACGGCCGGGTCCTCAAGGGCGCCGTCCTGACCACCTGGCTGCGCGGGCGGCCCGTGGACGACGTGCCGCACGGACGATTCCTGTTGGGAGAGCAGTAGATTTGCCAGGCTTCAGCACCCTTCCCGACCTTGCCCTGCGCACGCTGGGCGGCTCCGTCGTGGCGGCCAGCGACGAGTCGTTCGCGGAGAAGGAGAGCCTGATCCGGCCGGGGCGGCCCGGCTTCCAGGCGGAGACGTTCGGGAACAAGGGCCAGGTCTACGACGGGTGGGAGACCCGCCGGCGCCGCTCACCCGGCCACGACTGGGCCCTGGTACGGCTCGGCGTCCCCGGCGTGATCCGGGGCGTGGTGATCGACACGGCCTGGTTCAAGGGCAACTACCCGCCCCACGCCTGCGTCGAGGCGGCCTCGGTCGAGGGCCACCCCTCCCCGGACGAGCTCGAGGCCGCTCAGTGGACGGAGATCGTGCCCCGGTCCGAGCTCACCGGCGACAGCGAGCACCACTTCGCCGTCACCGACGAGCGCCGGTTCACCCACGTGCGGCTGAACATCTTCCCCGACGGCGGCGTCGCCCGCCTCCGGGTGCACGGGGAGGCCCGGCCCGACCTGTCCGTGTACGACGGGCTCGGCCTCGACCTGGCCGCGCTCGCGAACGGCGCCCTGGTCACCGCCTGCTCCGACGAGTTCTACTCGGCCCCCAACAACGTCATCGCCCCCGGCCTGGCCCGCCACCAGGCAGAGGGCTGGGAGACCGCCCGCCGCCGCGGCGAGGGGAACGACTGGCTGGTCATCCGGCTGGCCGGGCGCGGCGTGATCGGGCTGGCCGAGATCGACACCACGAACCTGCTGTTCAACGCGCCGGGCGCGGTCTCGCTGACGGGTCTGGACGGTGACCGGGAGGTGGAGCTCCTCCCGAGGACCCGCCTGCAGCCCGACACCCCGCACCGCTTCCGCCTGGCCCACCCGGACCCGGTCACGCACGTACGAGTGGACATCTACCCGGACGGCGGCCTCGCCCGCGTCCGCCTCCACGGCCACCTCGCCACCCCCTGACCGCCCGCGCCTGGCCTGCGGCCTGGGTGGGCGGACTTCAGGCATCGTGCGATCGCCCTCATCCGCCCTCACCTCCCGAAGGGACCGCACCCCTCGCCCAAGGCGGGCCTCACTGCCAGAGGACGACCGTGCTCCCCTGCGGCCGCTCGCTGTTGGGCAGCGGCCGCTGGAACTGGACCACCCCGCGGTTGCCCAGCCGCTGCACCCGCACCTTGAACCCCAGTGCCTCTAACTCCGCCTTGGCGTCCCCGATATTCTTTCCGATCACCGCCGGAACCAGGGCGAACTGCTGGTCGTCGCGGGCCTGGTTGTCCCCGTTGCGGTTGAGCCAGTCCCAGAAGTCCCGCTGGCACCGCGCCACCGTGATCATGACCTGCGCGCCCTTGTCCACCTCGGACTTGGCCTTGGGCGTCTGCGCGATGACCGTGCACGGCTCGGCGTCGTCGTCCACCTCGTTGACCTGCACCTGGAAGCCCAGGCCGCCGAGATATTGGGCGGCCTCGTCCTTGGGCATGTTGTCGACGTCAGGCATGACCATCCCGGCACTGACGTAGATGTCGACCCTGGCGCTCTGGCGCACCTTCTCGCCGACCTGCGGCGAGGTGCGGATGACCTTGTCCCGCTCGATCTCCTGGTTGGCCAGCCGCTTGACGACGCCCACGGTCAGCCCGGCCTCGGCGATCTTGGCGCGGGCCTGGTCGCCGGTCATGCCCTCGGTGTTGGGCACGACGATGCGCCTGGGCCCGAGCGAGGGGACCAGCGTGATCGTGGTGCCCTTCTCCACCTCGGCGCCGAACGCCGGGTCGGTGCGCAGGATCAGGCCCGCGGCCGTCTTCTCGTCGTTGCGGCCTTCGGCTTCCTGCACCTTGAGCCCGGCCGCGGCCGCGCTCTTCCTGGCCAGCGCCAGGTTCTTGCCGACCAGGTCGGGCACGGAGACCATCTCGGGCTGCGCGAAGTACCAGCCGGTCACCCCGACCGCGACCACCATCACTCCGGCGAGCAGCACCAGGAACCAGTGGGGCTTGAACCCCGCCCGCCGCGCCGGAGGCGGCACCTCCGTCCGCGGCTGGATCATGGTGTGGGCGGGGGCGGGCTGGGGCATCGAGGCGGCGCCGGAGGCGTTGAAGACCTGCGTCCGCGCGTGTGGGGCCGCAGAGGGCCCCTGCGGGTGTGAGCCCGGCGGGTTGGTCAGGCGCGGCAGCATCCGGTGCGTCTCGACGGCGGCCACGAGCATCGCGGTCGCGTCGGCGGGGCGCTGGTCCGGCTCGCGGGCCGTCGCCTGGGCCACCAGCGTGTCGATCAGCGGCGGCACGTCGTGGACGACCGACGACGGCGCGGGCACGGTGTCGTGGACGTGCCGGTAGGCCACCGACATGGGCGTCGCGCCGTCATACGGCTGCTGGCCGGTGACCAGCTCGAACAGCATGATGCCCGCGGCGTAGACGTCGCTGCGCACGTCGGCGGCGCCGGTGGTGACCTGCTCGGGCGCCATGTAGCCGATGGTGCCGATCATCACGCCGGTGCGGGTCTGGTTGGTGGCCTCGATGGCCCGGGCCAGGCCGAAGTCGACGACCTTGACCCGGCCGTCGTCGGTCATCAGGACGTTCTCCGGCTTGACGTCGCGGTGGACCATCCCGGCCTGGTGGGCCGCGCCGAGGGCGGCGAGCACCGGGATCATGATCTCCAGCGCCTCGCGGGCGGGCAGCCTGCCGCGCTCGCGCAGGATGTCGCGCAGCGTCTTGCCGGGCACGTACTCCATCGACAGGTAGACGACATCGGTGTCGGTGCCCTGGTCGAAGACGTGCACCACGTTGGGATGGGAGAGGCGGGCAACCGACTTGGCCTCGCCGATGAACCTGCGCACGAACGCGGGGTCCTCGGCCAGCGAGCGGTGCATGACCTTCAGCGCCACCGTCCGGTCCAGGCGGACGTCCAGCGCGAGGTAGACGGTCGCCATACCGCCCCGGGCGATCCGGCTCTCGATGCGGTAGCGCCCATCGAGGAGCCGCCCGACCAGGGGGTCCGCAGTCGTCGTATCCACCCCGCTGAGTTTACGGGCGTTTTGCCACTGGGAGGGCCTCGCCGCCCGAAACCGATGCTGAGACGTTCCCGTTGGAACGTCCCAGCTCCCCACGCGTCACTCGGGTCAGCGAGTCATCGGAACTCGGGCCGGGGGCCATCGGAACTCGGGCCGGGGATCATCGGAACTCGGGCCGGGGGCCATCGGCACTCGGGTCAGGGGGTCATCGGTGAGGACGCCTCGGCGTAGCGCCTGCGCGGGATGCGGCCCGCCAGCCGCGCCAGCCGTCCGGCCTCCACGGCCTGCTTCATGGCGAGCGCCATGAGCTCGGGCTGCTGCGCCCTGGTGACCGCCGTGGCCAGCATCACGGCGGCGCAGCCCAGCTCCATCGCCAGCGCGGCGTCGCTGGCCGTGCCGATGCCCGCGTCGAGCACCACCGGCACGGACACGGCCTCGACGATCAGCTCGATGCTGTGCGGGTTGCGGATGCCGAGGCCCGAGCCGATCGGCCCGCCCAGCGGCATCACCGCCGAGCAGCCCGCCTGTTCCAGCCGCCGCGCCAGCGCGGGGTCGTCCCCGATGTACGGCAGCACCACGAACCCGTCGGCCACCAGCCGCTCGGCCGCGTCGAACGTCTCGATCGGGTCGGGCAGCAGGGTCCGCTCGTCGGCGATGACCTCGACCTTGATCCAGTTGGTGCCGAGGGCCTCCCTGGCCAGCCGCGCCGTCAGCACGGCCTCGCCCGCCGTGAAGCAGCCCGCGGTGTTGGGGAGCACCTTGATGTCCCGCTTGCGCAGCACGTCCAGGACCGAACCCCGGGCGCTCGGGTCGAGCCGCCGGATCGCCACCGTGGTCAGCTCGGTGCCGGACGCGGCCAGGGCCTGGTCGAGCACCTCCAGCGAGGGCGCGCCGCCGGTGCCCATGATGAGCCGGGAGGAGAAGCTCTCCCCGGCGATGATCAGATCATCCACCTTGCACCGCCGTCAGAACCTCCACCCGGTCACGGTCGCTGAGCGCCGTCGTCTCCCACGAGCTCCGCGTGACCACCTCGTCGTTGACGGCCACGGCCACCCCGGTGGTGGCCGTGGTCAATGTGCGTACGGCCTGCGCCACGGTCATGCCGTCGGCCACCTCGTGCGAGGCCCCGTTGATCATCACAATCATGAAATATCCCGAAATCTCCCGGGCGAGCACATTGCCGCGAGCTCGCCCTCTTCGCCCAGCAGGATGTCCGCCGTGAGCGGCGCCAGCAGCACGCCGCCCCGGTGATGGCCGGTGGCCAGCGCCAGCCCCGGGGTGCCGCTCGGGCCGATGAGCGGCAGGTTGTCCGGCGTGCCCGGCCGCAGCCCGGCCACCACGTCGGAGACCTCCAGCTCGGTGATGCCCGGCACCAGCTCCCGGGCGTCGCGCAGCAGCTCGTAGAGCCCGCCCGCGGTCACCCTGGTGTCGAAGCCCATCTCCTCCTGGGTGGCCCCGACCACCAGCTCGCCGTCGCCCCGGGGGACGAGGTAGACCGGCGTGCCGTGCACCGTGCCCCGGACGCACCGGGTGAGCAGCGGCTGCGGCGAACGCAACCGCATGATCTGCCCCTTGACCGGCCGGACCGGCACCTCGGCCAGCCCGGCGCTCCACGCCCCGGCCGCCAGGATCACCCGATCCGCCCGCAGCTCGGCCCGCCCGTCGTCGTCGCCGGGCGGCTCCAGGCGTACCCCTGTGACCTGGCCCCCTGTGACCTGGCCCCCTGTGACCTGGCCGCCTGTGACCTGGCCCCCTGTGACCTGGCCGCCTGTGACCTGGCCGCCGTCGCGCAGCAGCTCGGCGACGCGCGCCCGTACGAGCCGGACTCCCCGCCGGTCGAGCGCGGCGAGCAGCGCCGCCGTCACGCGGCGCGGGTCCACCCAGGAGTCGCCGGCGGCCAGCAGCCCGCCCCGCACCGAGGGGGCCAGCATGGGCTCCAGCCGGCGGCACTCGCGGCCGGTCAGCCGCTGGACGGGCAGCTCCAGCTTCTCCAGGTACGCGGCCAGCTCGTCCAGCGCGGCCAGGTCGTCCGCCCCGAACGCCACGTCGAGCGTCCCCTCGGAGCGCAGGTCCAGGGCCTCGGCGCCGGGCAGCCCCGCGTCGGCGGCCAGCTCGGCGGCGAAGCCGGGCCAGCGGCGCAGCGAGGCCACGCCGAGCCGCAGCAGCGGCACCTCCGTGTAGGTGACCTCGCTGACCGGCGCCAGCATCCCCGCCGCCGCGTGTGAGGCCCCCGAGGCGGGCGCAGGGTCCACCAGCGTGACGGGCCGCCCTTCGCGGGCCAGCCGCCAGGCCAGGGAGAGGCCGACGACCCCGCCGCCCACGATCACATCCATCCGCGCTCCCTTCGCCGGCATGATCCGGATCAGGTGTCTTGCGGTCGAAGGCCCGATGGCAGCCTTCCTCTCAGCCCGGTCACGGCCGGACTCCCGCGCGTCTTACGCCCCCAGCCTACGGCCTCGCTGCGACACCCGGACACCGGCCCACGTTAGGGTCATGAACGTGAACGAAGTCGTGGTGGTGGGAGCGGGCCTGGCCGGAGTGCGCACCGTGGAGGCGCTGCGCGCACGGGGGTTCGGGGGGCGGATCACGCTGGTCGGCGAGGAGCGGCATCGCCCCTACGACCGTCCACCGCTGTCCAAGGCCGTGCTGTTCGGCGACGCCGACACCAGCTACGTCGACACCGACCTGGCCGCGCTCGACGTGGAGTTCCAGGCGGGGGTCAGTGCCAAGGCGCTGCGTAAGGGGGTCGTGGAGACCACCGAGGGCGAGCTCCGCTACGACGGGCTGGTCATCGCCACCGGCGCCGAGCCGATCAGGCTGCCCGGCGACGGCCCGCAACACGTGCTGCGCACGCTCGACGACGCCCACGAGCTCAGGGCCATGCTCGTCCCCGGCGCCCGCGTCGTGATCATCGGCGCCGGCTGGATCG
This region includes:
- the uraH gene encoding hydroxyisourate hydrolase, with protein sequence MSFSTHVLNAVTGLPARGVHVRLEHEGRVVAEGHTDDDGRIKGWNPGAGVHRVVFDTGAYLEETFYPEVVVTFTVADPERHHHVPLLLSPYAYSTYRGS
- the pucL gene encoding factor-independent urate hydroxylase, with the protein product MSIKLGPNRYGKAETRLVRVVRDGPVHHVKDLNVSTSLSGDMEAVHLTGDNAAVLPTDTQKNTAYALAKKHGVGQIEEFALLLAGHFVDGQPTVHHARVEIDEYGWTRRGPHSFVRDGGEVRTCVVHRDRDGRSTVVSGLKDLVLMNTTGSEFHGYIVDEYTTLPPTTDRVLATAVAARWRHAGDTPSYGKSYEQVRQCLLDAFADTHSLSLQQTLYAMGERALNTCPEICEIRLAMPNKHHFAVDLSPFGLDNENEVFHAADRPYGLIEGSVLREDAPGAGFAWE
- a CDS encoding FAD binding domain-containing protein; amino-acid sequence: MDFLRPTTWEEALAAKADRPDAVPIQGGTDVMVEINMDVRRPAALLDLNQVAELREWAMVGGTVSGTVGGTAGGMCRVGAAVPYARIIEELAGPLPGLAQAARTVGSPQIRNRGSVGGNLGAASPAGDSHPPLLAAGAVVEAESRERGVRMIPADEFYLGVKRSALEPDELIRAVHVRPATGPQYFSKVGTRNAMVIAVCSFAIALHPGERRVGTGIGSAAPTPRRALEAEELLARELDWTAPLDPALSRRFGELCAAAAAPIDDVRGKAAYRVHAIGVMARRTLAWAWNDHLGRRAA
- a CDS encoding (2Fe-2S)-binding protein, with product MRVTFTVNGREEIADDVWEGESLLYVLRERVGLPGSKNACEQGECGSCTVYLDGVPVCSCLVAAGQAEGRQVRTVEGLAEEDRLDPVQQAFVECGAVQCGFCTPGLLVQAHDLIARVERPSDAEIREALAGNLCRCTGYEKIIEAVRLAAERKAAAG
- a CDS encoding 8-oxoguanine deaminase, with the protein product MSLLIENVHIAPVAGPEIRSGYIRIEGDRIAELGPGPAPVDPGAARIDGTGCLATPGLVNTHHHLYQWASQGLAQDATLFEWLVALYQVWAAMDAEVVNGAATAGLGWLALSGCTTSSDHHYLFPKGRGDLFAAEIEAAREVGIRFHPARGSMDRGESQGGLPPDVVVEALDEILAATSEAVDAYHDPSFSSMLRIAVAPCSPFSCSAELMTESAALARAKGVRLHTHVAETSDEDEHCLAQFGLRPVDYMEKLGWLGPDVWFAHSVHLSDDDIGKLAATGTGSAHCPSSNGRLGAGIARVSEMLRRGANVGLGVDGSASSELTPLVGELRQALLFQRARYGPQALTARQALEIATLGGARNLGREHELGTLEPGKLADLALWRVDGPFTSAVADPVCALVFGPPPPLARVLVGGRVVVEDGELRTVAQDAAGRAGAEAHRRLMRLADERGLTAAKELH
- a CDS encoding EF-hand domain-containing protein, whose protein sequence is MPEELPDERLAQLKSTFASIDTDGDGYISEAELKRHFPGLPAEALGAMSQAADSDQDGRYSLEEFIRTVS
- a CDS encoding glycerate kinase; this encodes MVQQVLVAPDKFKGSLTAAEVAARVSAGLGVPTVELPVADGGDGTVDAAVAGGFSRVTIEVTGPTGERISASYAWQDAGATAVVELAEASGLRRLPGGHEPLTATSHGTGELIADAVRRGAKRVVLGLGGSACTDGGAGMAQALGARLLDADGDDLPRGGAALKGLARIDLSGFVDVSGVEFVVASDVDNPLLGPHGAAAVYGPQKGATPDDVRTLEAGLARLAAVATATHGLMGAVEHDDTPRAMGVAGAPGAGAAGGVGFAALAFLHAELRPGIGYLLDLLGFGELVKDARLVITGEGSLDEQSLRGKAPVGVARAAAEAGVPVVAVCGRRTLTDEELRAAGIEAAYALTDLEPDPERCMAEAGPLLERLAARLAAVHLQGD
- the allB gene encoding allantoinase AllB, with protein sequence MIDLVIRSRRTVTPEGERAAAVAVRGEKIAGLYDYAAPLDAAEDIDLRDLALLPGLVDTHVHVNEPGRTHWEGFGSATRAAAAGGVTTILDMPLNSLPPTVNVPAFEAKLRAAEGQCHVDVGFWGGAVPGNVKDLAPLRERGVYGFKCFMSPSGVEEFPPLGDSELREALAEVAAVGGVMVVHAEDPALLLEPAGPTYREFLESRPGESERSAVARVVELAALTGARVHILHVSSASCLEVLESARAEGVAVTAETCPHYLTLAAERVPEGATAYKCCPPIRSEANRDLLWDGLARGVLSCVVSDHSPSTADLKVPDFAAAWGGIASLQLELPAVWTEASRRGYGLGDVVRWMSANPATMAEISGKGGIKPGNDADLVAFDPAADNPVDAARLHHKNPVTPYHGRVLKGAVLTTWLRGRPVDDVPHGRFLLGEQ
- the alc gene encoding allantoicase; protein product: MPGFSTLPDLALRTLGGSVVAASDESFAEKESLIRPGRPGFQAETFGNKGQVYDGWETRRRRSPGHDWALVRLGVPGVIRGVVIDTAWFKGNYPPHACVEAASVEGHPSPDELEAAQWTEIVPRSELTGDSEHHFAVTDERRFTHVRLNIFPDGGVARLRVHGEARPDLSVYDGLGLDLAALANGALVTACSDEFYSAPNNVIAPGLARHQAEGWETARRRGEGNDWLVIRLAGRGVIGLAEIDTTNLLFNAPGAVSLTGLDGDREVELLPRTRLQPDTPHRFRLAHPDPVTHVRVDIYPDGGLARVRLHGHLATP